A segment of the Patescibacteria group bacterium genome:
GGCAATACCAACTAAATTTCGCGCTGAATTGAAAAATGGCGCTGTTGTAACGCGCGGATTGGATAATTGCTTATTTTTATACACAAAAGAAGAATGGAAAAAATTAGCTGATAAATTATCAGCTTTGCCTTTTTCACAAGCTAATAGCCGAGCTTTTGCCCGTTTAATGCTGGCTGGAGCTATGGATGTTAAAATTGACAAACAAGGAAGAATAATTTTGCCAGATTACTTGCGCGTGTTTTCTAAAATTAAAAAGAAAGTCGTAATTGCTGGACTTTACAGCCGTTTGGAAATTTGGGATGAAGAGCTTTGGGAAAGTTATAAAAATAAGACTGAAAAAGACAGCTCTAAAATCGCGGAAGAGTTAGGAGAATTAGGAGTTTAGATTTTTAAAAACTAAAATTAGATGAAGACTTTACATAAACCAGTTTTGTTAAAAGAAGTAGTAGAATATCTGAATCCGCAAGCAGGGCAGAATTTTATAGATTGCACTTTAGGCGGAGCAGGACATGCTCAAGCTATTTTAGAAAAAATTTTGCCAGAAGGAAAATTGTTAGCTGTTGATTTAGATGAAAAAGCAATTAAGAATTATGAATCAAGAATTAAGAATTATGAATTTAGAAAAAATTTAATTTTAGTTAATGATAATTTTGTAAATTTAAAAAAGATTGTTGAAAAATATAAATTTAATCAGGTAAACGGAATAATAGCAGACTTTGGTTTCTCGTCTGACCAGATAAAAGATGAAGCACGCGGGTTTAGTTTTTTAAAGGATAGCAGGTTAGATATGCGATATGATATTCAACAGGAATTAACTGCTGAAAAAATTGTTAATAATTATAGCAGAGAAGAGTTAGGAAGTATTTTTAAAGAATATGGAGAAGAGCCGTTATCTGAGAAAATCGCTGATATTATAGTAAAAGAAAGAAAAAATAAAAAAATCAAAACAACAGCGCAATTAGCTGATATTGTTCAAAAAGTTAAAAAAAGACGCGGAAAGATTCATCCCGCAACGCAGGTTTTTCAAGCTTTAAGAATTGAAATAAATAATGAATTGCAAAATATTGAAGAATTTTTACCTCAAGCCGTTAAAGCGCTTGTGAAAGGCGGAAGATTGGCTGTAATTACTTTTCATTCTTTAGAAGATAAAATAGTTAAAAAATTTTTTAGAAAAAATGCTGTAAATATCCATGCTTGTCGTGATCAGAAGGGAGCGGAAGCAGAAAAATCTGCTTTCGCTCTCAAGGAGGGTTTAGAGATTAAAATAATTAATAAAAGAGTAATTAAGCCAAAATGGGACGAGATTAAGAAAAACAGAAAAGCCCGCAGCGCTAAATTACGAGTAATTGAAAAAGTTTAAATATGCCTAAGGTTTTGAGAACAAGAAAAGTAAAAATAGCAAAATTAAGAAAAAGACGCAAAAAAAACAAAAGTTTTTTGTTTCTAAGAGTAGTTATTGTTTTGATGTTTTTAGGGGTTGGGGTTTTTAATTTATTGCAAATAAATTATAAATTAATTTCTGCTTATGAGGCTGACGATTTAAAAAATAGAATAGAAAAATTAGAAAATGAAAAAGAAGTAATGGAGCTAAAAGCTTCAAAATTGCAGTCTTTGGCAAGTATTTATGAACGATTAGACAGCGCTAAAATGGAAGCAATTGAAAAAATAGAATATTTAAAGCAAAAAGAAGAAATGGCAATGGCAAGATAAACAAGATAAATATGTTTAGATTTAGCGCAGTAAACGCGAAAACAGAAAAGAATAATCGTGTCAATTTTATTTTAACGATTATTTTTTTGTTTAATTTTCTTATTGTTTTGAAATTGTTTAATTTGCAGATTATAAACGGAAAATTTTTTGTTGAAGCTTCAAGCAATCAGCATAGCATTTACCAAAAAATAACGCCGAAAAGAGGAAAGATTTTTTTAAGAAATACTAATAATGAGCTATATCCTGTTGCTATGAATTATGAATTAGCTTTAATATATTCAAATTCAAAAATAATAATTGACGCAGAAAAAACAGCTGAAAATTTGACAAAAATATTAAAGCCATTATGGTTAAAAGAATTTGAAGAAAACATAAATAAAGAAGAAAATAATGAAGAAAATCCGCCAGTAGGCGAAGATGAAGAAATTATTAAAGAAATAAAAGATGAATTTGTTCAGAAAAAATACGATGGATTAAAGAAAAAGCTAGAAAATAAAAATGATCCTTATGAAATTTTAGCTAAAAAAGTTCCAGATAAGGAATTAAATGAAATTCTTGATTTGAAAGAACAAGGCATAGGTTATGTTAAAGAAAATTATCGTTATTATCCCGAAGCAGAAATATTGGGGCATATTACAGGATTTGTTGGGTATGAGGAAAGTGAACAAAAAGGACAATACGGTGTTGAAGGATATTTTGATGATTTACTTCGCGGAAATCAAGGGTCAGTGTTTTCAAAAAAAGACGCTTTTGGATATTTAATTTCAACTAGAGAATCAAAAATTATTCCAGCGCAAGACGGTTCAGACATAGTTTTAACAATTGATATGGCAATTCAGTTCAAGGTTTGCGATGAGCTGAAAAAAGCTGTTGAAAAACATTCAGCTGATAAAGCAATGGCGATTGTTATAAATCCGCATACAGGCGCTATAATCGCTATGTGCGGAGTTCCTGGCTACGATCCAAACTTTTATTATAAAGAAAAAGATTTAAGTGTTTTTAATAATCCTATTATATTTGATCAATATGAGCCAGGATCTATTTTTAAAGCAATGACAATGTCAGCAGGATTAGATAGTGGAAAGGTTTCGCCAAATACTGTTTATAATGATACAGGATGCGTAAAAATTGGTGTTGAAAAAATTTGCAATTCTGATTTAAAAGCTTATCAGAATCAGACAATGACAAATGTTTTAGAAAAATCGCTAAACACGGGAGTAATTTTTGTATTAAATCAGGTAGGTAATGAAATGTTAAAAGAATATGTTGAGAATTTTGGGTTTGGAAAGCCAACGGGAATAGAATTAAAGCCAGAGTCAATCGGGAATATAAAATCTTTAAACAAGAAAAAAGAAATTTATTGGGCAACAGCTTCTTTTGGGCAAGGAATTTCCGTAACGCCGTTACAAATGGTAAATGCTTTTTCTGTTATCGCTAACAACGGAAAATTAATGAAGCCGTATATAGTTGAAAAGATAATAGACAGTAACGGCATTGAGCAGAAAACAATGCCTGAAGAAATTAGAAAAGTGGTTTCCAGCAGAACAGCTGTGTTGCTTTCAGGAATGTTGGCTTCAACAGTTAAAAAAGGGCATGGGAAAAGCGCTGGCGTTGATGGATATTATGTTGCTGGAAAAACAGGAACAGCCCAGGTGCCAAAAGAAGAAGGGGGAGGGTATGAAGAAGACAAAACAATTGGGTCGTTTGTTGGGTTCGCGCCCGCTGATAATCCTTGTTTCACAATGTTAGTCAGAGTTGATAATCCAAAAGATGTTATTTGGGCTGAAAGTTCAGCGGCTCCGTTGTTTGGAAAAATAGCCAAATTTATTTTAAATTATTATCAAATAGAACCGGAGTACTAAAACAATTTTCAATTATCAATTTTCAATTTTTAATCAATTTTCAATGATCAATTTTTAAATAATAAATAAAAAATAATAATTTAAAAATCCTCCATCCTCCTTTACTAAAGGAGGATTAATAAAAGAGATTAAATATGATTTCCAAATCAAATTTATGAAAAAAATAATACAATATATTTTAAAAATTTTATCAAAAAAGATACTTGATAAATATAAACCAGAGATTATTGGAATTACAGGAAGCGTTGGAAAAACTTCAACAAAAGACGCTGTTAAAAGAATTTTAGAAAAAGATTATAAAGTAAGGGCTAATATTAAAAATTATAATAATGAGATTGGCGTTCCCCTCACAATTATTGGCGAAAAAAGCCCGTCAAAATCAATATTTGGCTGGTTGAATATTATAAGCAAGGGGATAAAATTGATTTTAACAACAGACAAAAATTATCCTAAAATTTTGATTTTAGAAATGGGAGCTGATAAAATAGGCGACATAGAATATTTAGTTAGTTTTGTTCGTTGTAATATTGCAATAGTAACTAATATTTCAGAATCGCATTTAGAATTTTTTCATACTGTGCAAAAAATAGAAAAAGAAAAGCGTAAAATTGTTGAAAATTTAAAGCATGAAAATTTCGCGATTCTTAATATGGATTTAGATTTAACGCGAAATATGAAAAATAAAACAAAAGCAAAAGTTATAACTTTTGGCTTTGGAAAAGGCGCTGATGTGCGCGCTACTGATGCTGTTATTAGTTATTATAATAAAAAACCAAATGGAGTATCTTTTAAGCTTATATGCAACGGAAATGTTGTTCCAATTTTTATGCCAAAAATTTTGGGATTTTCGCAGATTTACAGCGCTTTAGCGGCTGTCGCTGTTGGAACTATTTATAAAATAAATTTATTAGGCATTGCTAAAAGTTTGGAAAAGTTCGCTCCTCCAAAAGGAAGAATGAGCTTAATTAAAGGCGTTAAGCAGACATCAATAATAGATGATACTTATAATTCATCGCCTTTAGCCGTTAAATCAGCTTTAGAAATAATGCAAGAAATAAAATTGCCAGATGGCGCGAAAAAGATAGCTGTTTTAGGTGATATGTTGGAATTAGGCAACCGCTCTCAGGATTACCACAAAAAAACAGGAGAAAAAGTTGTTAAAAATGGGATTGATATTCTTATTACTAAGGGCGAGGCAGCGCGAAATATCGCGAAAGGCGCTATCGCGTCTGGAATGGACAAGAACAGAGTTTTTTCTTTTTCGCGGAACAGAGAAGCAGGGAGATTTTTGCAAGATAAAATTTCTAAAAATGATTTGATTTTGCTTAAGGGGTCTCAAGGAATGAGAATGGAAAAGATTGTTAAAGAAATTATGGCTTATCCTTTAAAAGCGAATGAGTTGCTGGCAAGGCAAGGAAAGGAGTGGCTATGATTTCTATTATTATTCCAGTTTATAATCACGCGAAAGAATTGGGACTTTGCTTGGATTCTGTTTTACGCCAAGATTTTATTGATTTAGAGGTTATTATTGTTGACGATGGATCGCAGGACAGTTTGCAAAAAGTTTTAGAAGAACAAAAGGAAAAATTTAATAAACGAGATTTAAGGCTAAAAATTATTCATCAGGATAATAAAGGGGCCAATTCCGCGCGCAATCGCGGTTTTTTAGAATCATCAGGCAATTATATTATTTTTTTTGACGCTGATATTGTGATG
Coding sequences within it:
- a CDS encoding penicillin-binding protein 2, which translates into the protein MFRFSAVNAKTEKNNRVNFILTIIFLFNFLIVLKLFNLQIINGKFFVEASSNQHSIYQKITPKRGKIFLRNTNNELYPVAMNYELALIYSNSKIIIDAEKTAENLTKILKPLWLKEFEENINKEENNEENPPVGEDEEIIKEIKDEFVQKKYDGLKKKLENKNDPYEILAKKVPDKELNEILDLKEQGIGYVKENYRYYPEAEILGHITGFVGYEESEQKGQYGVEGYFDDLLRGNQGSVFSKKDAFGYLISTRESKIIPAQDGSDIVLTIDMAIQFKVCDELKKAVEKHSADKAMAIVINPHTGAIIAMCGVPGYDPNFYYKEKDLSVFNNPIIFDQYEPGSIFKAMTMSAGLDSGKVSPNTVYNDTGCVKIGVEKICNSDLKAYQNQTMTNVLEKSLNTGVIFVLNQVGNEMLKEYVENFGFGKPTGIELKPESIGNIKSLNKKKEIYWATASFGQGISVTPLQMVNAFSVIANNGKLMKPYIVEKIIDSNGIEQKTMPEEIRKVVSSRTAVLLSGMLASTVKKGHGKSAGVDGYYVAGKTGTAQVPKEEGGGYEEDKTIGSFVGFAPADNPCFTMLVRVDNPKDVIWAESSAAPLFGKIAKFILNYYQIEPEY
- the rsmH gene encoding 16S rRNA (cytosine(1402)-N(4))-methyltransferase RsmH, with amino-acid sequence MKTLHKPVLLKEVVEYLNPQAGQNFIDCTLGGAGHAQAILEKILPEGKLLAVDLDEKAIKNYESRIKNYEFRKNLILVNDNFVNLKKIVEKYKFNQVNGIIADFGFSSDQIKDEARGFSFLKDSRLDMRYDIQQELTAEKIVNNYSREELGSIFKEYGEEPLSEKIADIIVKERKNKKIKTTAQLADIVQKVKKRRGKIHPATQVFQALRIEINNELQNIEEFLPQAVKALVKGGRLAVITFHSLEDKIVKKFFRKNAVNIHACRDQKGAEAEKSAFALKEGLEIKIINKRVIKPKWDEIKKNRKARSAKLRVIEKV
- the mraZ gene encoding division/cell wall cluster transcriptional repressor MraZ, coding for MFIGEYKHNIDDKARLAIPTKFRAELKNGAVVTRGLDNCLFLYTKEEWKKLADKLSALPFSQANSRAFARLMLAGAMDVKIDKQGRIILPDYLRVFSKIKKKVVIAGLYSRLEIWDEELWESYKNKTEKDSSKIAEELGELGV
- the murF gene encoding UDP-N-acetylmuramoyl-tripeptide--D-alanyl-D-alanine ligase, producing MKKIIQYILKILSKKILDKYKPEIIGITGSVGKTSTKDAVKRILEKDYKVRANIKNYNNEIGVPLTIIGEKSPSKSIFGWLNIISKGIKLILTTDKNYPKILILEMGADKIGDIEYLVSFVRCNIAIVTNISESHLEFFHTVQKIEKEKRKIVENLKHENFAILNMDLDLTRNMKNKTKAKVITFGFGKGADVRATDAVISYYNKKPNGVSFKLICNGNVVPIFMPKILGFSQIYSALAAVAVGTIYKINLLGIAKSLEKFAPPKGRMSLIKGVKQTSIIDDTYNSSPLAVKSALEIMQEIKLPDGAKKIAVLGDMLELGNRSQDYHKKTGEKVVKNGIDILITKGEAARNIAKGAIASGMDKNRVFSFSRNREAGRFLQDKISKNDLILLKGSQGMRMEKIVKEIMAYPLKANELLARQGKEWL